One genomic window of Euleptes europaea isolate rEulEur1 chromosome 8, rEulEur1.hap1, whole genome shotgun sequence includes the following:
- the ESCO1 gene encoding N-acetyltransferase ESCO1, with product MAAQKRKSVLVEPPAKQRKLDKNSKLVSTNKGRKLLAAKHVSNKKETLRKEVNKISTKTNRPATNKTITRSSIKSGRTKQTQKCSKLASDELTKKPCKTACVKRISLKSLARSTKTSVKTSKINHASCLGSRKTSSKTSSRGKGKPIAITSKTSVESRRKKLKSSIGVKKCAAELCNRRSAMRSAVSHKNMNSQTKLVKENSKNDKTTKTGKLLKSCSANVEVRKNTSTKNSDSQSPVRTQAKNRCDKKTCESDHGMRRTTRSTVSNCNKNSVKIKQEKLQNFRKTKAALQQAIQELPKLQQSVAHDDHLTRRSLRLQQLSDVPKISLRSRKIKDGNLSADKQHSQMKKQLSHIKNEKQKSVKQNMEQKPVKNDECKNKRKEKLNLEKMSSLKEKRNEVDPKVTYLITSQDKLGESKSSLDSNPQESVNEPVNAVSCSVKSTSSIVNKKKEPMHKNGKISVKAKRILLAPLSPKPSHQSEDVMKSRKISILELCEEIAGEIESDTVEVKRESNTECGKEEEKDAVAELAQTAILPEEETKQNFQRKRFFPSKKGTSVKCIVNGRRSATNKNSKWTKIKLTKSNHVSQSIPNSPCTPKLDLLKCNDPEGGQETALEKHLPGIQKKLTQSYQGSNASCEQKNAVCLDRLQAKETMPCPEHLTIRATKNGVLEAKQMPEPTPDESFNLHLDTSPESTPVKITANSGSAPPPAKQAKKDTVEIKPQVPAPKQLVRTLFTNKTSEAAESRACLAKTSVSKCDGFLSSEEHIQKLREAVKDGDKQLIIDAGQKRFGAISCSICGMLYTASNPEDETQHLLFHNQFICAVKYVGWKKERILAEYPDGKMIMVLPDDPKYALRKVDEIREMVDNDLGFQQAPLTCSRAKTLLFISNDKKVAGCLIAEHIQWGYRVIEEKIPEVGSENEKVIFERQKAWCCSTSPEPAICGISRIWVFSLMRRRKIASRMLECLRSNFIYGSYLSKEEIAFSDPTPDGKLFATQYCGTSQFLVYNFLSGQQPA from the exons ATGGCAGCACAGAAAAGAAAATCTGTGCTAGTAGAACCTCCTGCTAAACAGAGGAAACTGGATAAGAATAGTAAATTGGTCTCAACTAACAAAGGAAGAAAGTTGCTTGCTGCCAAACATGTATCAAATAAAAAGGAAACATTGAGGAAAGAAGTAAACAAAATCTCTACCAAAACAAACAGGCCAGCTACAAATAAAACAATTACGAGGTCATCTATTAAATCTGGACGCACCAAACAAACACAGAAATGCTCCAAACTGGCTTCAGATGAATTAACAAAGAAACCCTGTAAAACAGCATGTGTGAAAAGAATATCCTTAAAGTCTTTGGCTAGATCTACAAAAACATCTGTGAAAACCTCCAAAATAAATCATGCTAGCTGTTTGGGCTCCAGAAAGACTTCTTCCAAGACAAGTTCTAGAGGGAAGGGGAAACCCATTGCCATCACAAGTAAAACCTCGGTAGAAAGCAGGAGGAAAAAACTGAAGTCGTCTATAGGTGTTAAAAAATGTGCTGCTGAACTTTGCAATAGGCGTTCAGCAATGCGTTCTGCAGTTTCTCATAAGAATATGAATTCCCAAACAAAATTGGTGAAGGAAAATTCCAAGAATGATAAAACTACTAAAACTGGTAAACTTCTGAAAAGTTGCAGTGCTAACGTAGAGGTACGGAAAAATACTTCTACAAAAAACTCAGATTCACAAAGCCCTGTACGGACACAGGCTAAAAATAGGTGTGACAAAAAAACTTGTGAATCTGACCATGGAATGCGGAGAACTACAAGGTCAACCGTTAGTAATTGTAACAAAAATTCAGTCAAAATTAAGCAAGAAAAGTTACAAAATTTCAGAAAAACAAAGGCAGCATTACAGCAGGCGATACAGGAACTTCCTAAGTTACAGCAGTCTGTTGCGCATGACGACCATCTAACTAGAAGATCATTGAGATTGCAGCAATTATCTGACGTGCCTAAAATATCCTTACGTAGCAGAAAAATTAAAGATGGAAATTTATCTGCAGACAAACAGCACTCCCAAATGAAAAAACAGCTTTCAcatattaaaaatgaaaagcagaagTCTGTAAAACAGAATATGGAACAAAAACCTGTGAAAAATGATgaatgtaaaaataaaaggaaagaaaaattaaatttaGAGAAAATGAGTTCTTTGAAAGAAAAACGTAATGAAGTGGATCCTAAAGTTACTTACTTGATTACTTCTCAAGATAAACTTGGAGAATCAAAAAGTAGTCTTGACAGCAATCCTCAAGAATCTGTGAATGAACCTGTCAATGCAGTTTCCTGCTCTGTGAAATCAACCAGCAGTATagtaaataagaaaaaagagccaatgcacaaaaatggaaaaatcaGTGTAAAAGCAAAGAGAATTTTGCTGGCACCTCTGAGTCCAAAACCTTCTCATCAATCAGAAGATGTGATGAAGTCTAGAAAGATTAGTATTCTTGAGCTGTGTGAAGAAATTGCGGGTGAGATTGAGTCAGACACAGTGGAAGTCAAAAGAGAATCTAACACTGagtgtggaaaagaagaagaaaaagatgcaGTAGCGGAGTTGGCACAGACTGCAATTCTCCCTGAAGAGGAAACCAAACAGAACTTTCAACGCAAGCGTTTTTTCCCAAGCAAAAAAGGAACATCTGTTAAATGCATAGTGAACGGCAGACGTAGCGCTACAAACAAGAACTCTAAGTGGACCAAAATAAAATTGACCAAGTCTAATCATGTGAGCCAAAGTATCCCAAATTCCCCATGTACTCCAAAACTTGATTTGTTAAAATGTAATGATCCAGAGGGTGGGCAAGAAACAGCTCTGGAAAAGCACCTACCGGGAATCCAGAAGAAATTGACACAATCGTACCAGGGTAGTAACGCATCATGTGAGCAGAAGAATGCAGTTTGTTTGGACAGACTCCAAGCTAAAGAGACAATGCCGTGTCCTGAACATCTCACCATACGGGCAACCAAAAATGGCGTATTGGAGGCAAAGCAAATGCCAGAGCCAACTCCAGACGAG AGCTTTAACTTACACTTGGATACAAGTCCGGAAAGTACACCAGTGAAAATCACCGCCAACAGTGGATCAGCGCCACCACcagcaaaacaagcaaaaaaagatACTGTAGAAATCAAACCTCAAG TTCCGGCTCCCAAACAGTTGGTTCGGACTCTGTTCACAAATAAAACCTCTGAGGCAGCTGAGAGCAG gGCATGCTTGGCAAAGACATCAGTATCAAAATGCGATGGCTTCCTTTCATCAGAAGAACATATTCAAAAACTAAGAGAAGCAGTCAAAGACGGTGATAAGCAGCTAATCata GATGCAGGGCAAAAAAGGTTTGGAGCCATTTCCTGCAGTATTTGTGGAATGCTTTATACTGCTTCAAATCCTGAGGATGAAACACAACATCTTCTCTTCCACAATCAGTTTATCTGTGCTGTAAAGTATGTG GGCTggaaaaaagaaaggattttggcTGAGTATCCTGATGGCAAGATGATAATGGTACTTCCTGATGATCCAAAGTATGCACTGAGAAAG GTCGATGAGATCAGAGAGATGGTAGATAACGATCTTGGATTTCAGCAAGCTCCTCTTACATGTTCCAGAGCAAAGACactcttatttatttcaaatgatAAAAAAGTAGCTGGCTGTTTAATTGCAGAGCATATCCAATGG GGTTATAGAGTTATAGAAGAAAAAATTCCAGAGGTTGGTTCTGAAAATGAGAAGGTCATCTTCGAAAGGCAGAAAGCTTGGTGCTGCTCAACATCTCCTGAGCCTGCAATATGTGGCATTAGTCGCATCTGGGTGTTTAGCCTGATGCGAAGGAGGAAAATAGCTTCTCGGATGTTAGAATGCCTTAG GAGTAACTTTATATATGGTTCATATTTGAGTAAAGAAGAAATTGCTTTTTCTGATCCTACTCCTGATGGGAAACTCTTTGCAACACAGTACTGTGGTACTAGCCAATTTCTGGTATACAATTTTCTCAGTGGACAACAACCTGCTTGA